The genomic region GGGCACAGACGCGTGGGCGTTTTTCGCCGGGGATACCTCGGTGACCGTGCTGGACCATCCCGCCGACCGGCCGGCGCCGAACGATCCGTCCGACCTTGCATGCTACTTGGCGCGCCACCTCGTCGAGGAAGTCTCCGGGGCGCACAACTCCCGCTAGGCGGCCCGCTCGAACCGCGACCTCGGGTTCAGTCCGAGGCCACCCCGGCCTCGAGGATGCGGACCACACCCCGCGTGGCGTCGAGGTGCGCCCGCACGCCTACCGGCAGCGTCAGGTGATACGCCCCATGTCCGCACGCCAGCCCGTAGATCGCCGGCTTCCCGAGCGGCACGATGAGGTCGTCCAGGACCTGGCGCAGCGCGAGTCCTTCCGGCTCCGCGGGGTACCGGCACTCTCCGACGATGATCCCCGCAACGCGCTCGAACACTCCTGCGAGGCGCAGGTGAGCGAGCTTGCGGTCGAGCCGGTAGATGCGATCGCCCAGATCCTCGAGAAACAGCAGCCGGCCCGTGAACTCGGGTTCGTAAGGCGTCCCCAACAGCGCGGTCAGGAGCGCCGCGTTGCCGCCGATCAACTCCCCCTCGGTCTCCCCCGGGACGAGCGTTTCGATCGGGGGCGCCCCCGGGGGATTGGCGAGCGCGCCGAGCGGCTCGGGGCGCGCCACGGCCCGCAGGCAGGAGAGGAAGTCGTGCGGATCCGCGCGGGAAAGCGCCGTCGTCATCGGACCGTGGAACGTCACAAACCCGCTCCGTGCGTGGAACGCGAGGTGGAGCGCCGTGATGTCACTGTAGCCGATGAAGACTTTCGGGTGGGCCCGGATCATCTCGTAGTCCAGTGCGTCCAGCAGTCGGTGCGTGCCGTATCCGCCGCGCACGCAGAGGATGCCCTGCACCGCAGGATCGGCGAACATCGCGTGGAGGTCGGCAACCCGGTCCGCGTCGCTCCCGGCGAGGTAACCGCGGACGTCGAGCGCATGGGGGGCGAGTACCGTGCGGAACCCGGCGCCGAGAAGCCGCCGCCGCGCGAGCTCGATGTGCTCGGGCGTCGTGGCTCCGGCCGGTGTCGTCGGTCCCGACGGCGACACCAACCCGATCGTGTCCCCGGGCGCAAGACGCTTGGGCTTTCGGGGTGCCGGCAGCATACCCGAGGGTTCGGGAACTGCTCGCCCTCGTCCTGGCGGCGTCCGCGCGGGCTTGCCGATTTGCGGGCCCGGCCGCTACACTCGGTGGGGACCGACGACGAGGAGATGTCGTGGCTCAAGGGCGCCGCGCGACCCGGAACCGAGGACCGGTGAAGGCGCGGCCGCGGCGCCGCGCGCCGTGGCTGATCCTGGTCCTGTTCGCGGTCGGCGCGCTCGCGGCCGTCGTCACGTTCACGCGCCTGACGCCGTCCCGGACCGGCGGCGGCGCGGCGCCGTTCCCGTTCCCGTGTCTCTCGTTCGAAGGGACGCAGCAGCACATTCACCCGTACCTCCGGATCTTCCTCGATGGGCAGCCGGTGACAATCCCGGCGTACGTCGGCATCCGCGACGGCGACCAGACCTGCTTCGAGCCCGTCCACACGCACGACGCGTCGGGGATCATCCACATCGAGTCCCCCAGCCCGACCCAGACCTACACGCTCGGCGACTTTGTTGCGGTCTGGCGCGCCACGTACGGGACGGCCACCGTCAAAGGCGTCGACCTCCCAATCGTCTACACGGCGGGGGAGCTGCTGGGCCGGAAAGCCGACGCGACCCACGCGGTCCGGCTCCTCGTCGACGGCAAGCCATCGTCGGCTGGGCCGGCGCTGGTGCTCAACCGCCTCGACTACTGCACGGCGGCGATGACGAACCCGCCGTGCTACCCGACGGCCGCCGGTGATCCGTACCCGCCATCGCTCGCGAGCCAGTACGGGACCGGTCATACGATCGTGCTGGAGTACGTCGCGACCGGCGCTCGGTAGCCCCGGGCGCTTGACGCCCCGCGGTGCCGTTCGGTACACTTCAGGCGGGGAGATTTAGTCGGCAATAAAATAGTTTAGTTACCCTCCCGAGCTCGGAGCCCCGCGATGGCCGCGATCACCGGCGTCATGCAAGACTATCTCAAGGCGATCTACAAGCTCGAGCGAATCCACGGCGTCGCGTCGACGTCGGACGTCGCCGCGCGGCTCGGCGTCTCCGCGGCGTCGGCCACCAACATGATCAAGCGGTTGGCCCACCACCGGCTCGTCGTCCGCACGCCGTACCGGGGGTTCACGCTGACCCCGACGGGCGAGCGCATCGCGTTGGAGACGATTCGCCACCACCGTCTGCTCGAACTCTATCTGACGCAGGCCCTCGGGGTGAGCCTCGACCACGTCGATCGAGAGGCCGAGCGCCTTGAGCACGTGCTGTCGGACGACGTCGAGGCCAAGATCGCCGCGATGCTGGGCGAGCCCACGCGTGATCCCCACGGCGATCCGATTCCGGCCAAGGACGGGACGGTGCGCGACGTGCGCTACCCCGATCTGACGCAGCTGCCTCCCGGAGAAGCCGGGGTGGTGGACCGCGTGAGCGACCGCCGTCCCGATCTGCTCCGGCGGCTCGCCGCGCTCGGGGTGTTGCCGGGCGTCGCCGTGTGCGTGATCGCGCGGCTCTCGGGGCGGCGGGTGCGCGTGGAGTTGGGGGGACATCAGCTCGTGCTGACACACGACCTTGCCCAAGGGGTGTACGTCCGATGAGCGACGACGTCCGGAGCGCGCCGGCGCCGGGCGACGCGTCGACCGTGAACGCCGCCGCCGACGTGCTGTCGGGGCGCAGCACTCGCCGGGGGTTGGCCCGCGCGCTTCCGTTCCTCGGGCCCGCGTTTATCGCGTCCGTGGCCTACATCGACCCCGGCAACTTTGCAACCAACATCCAAGGCGGCGCCCAGTTCGGCTACCGCCTGGTCTGGGTCGTGCTGGCCAGCAACCTTATGGCGATGCTCGTTCAAACACTGTCCGCCAAGCTCGGCATCGCCACGGGCCGGAACCTGGCCGAGATGTGCCGGGAGCAGTTTCCGCGCCCTGTGGTCTGGGGCATGTGGGTCGTCTCGGAGATCGTCGCGATGGCCACTGATCTGGCCGAGTTCCTCGGCGCGGCGATCGGTTTCAATCTCCTGCTCGGGGTGCCGCTGTTGGGGGCGGGGCTGCTCACCGGGGCGGCGACCATGGCCATTCTGGCGCTTGAGCACCGCGGGTTCCGCCCGCTGGAGGCCGTGATCACCGCGCTCGTCGGGGTGATCGCGGGGTCGTATCTGGTCGAGACGCTGTTGGACCGGCCCGGGTGGGCGGCGATCGGGCACAGCGTCATCCATCCGGTGTTGGGGAACAGCGACGCCATCCTCCTCGCCGTCGGCATCCTCGGGGCGACCGTGATGCCGCACGTCGTCTTCCTGCACTCCGCGCTGACGCAGAACCGGATCGCCACCAAGAGTCCGGAGCAGGCGCGGCGGCTGTTCCGCTTCAACGTGCTGGATGTCGCCATCGCGATGACCCTCGCGGGCCTGGTCAACGCGGCGATGCTCGTGATGGCCGCGTCGACGTTCTGGGTGCACGGGTTGACGAAGATCGCCACCATCGAAGAAGCGCACCGCACGCTCGTCCCGCTCCTCGGCGGCGCGAGCAGCTTCGTGTTTGCGATTTCGTTGCTCGCGTCGGGGCTCTCGTCGTCCGCCGTGGGGACGATGGCCGGGCAGACGATCATGCAGGGCTTTATTCACCGGCAGATCTCCGTCTGGGTGCGCCGACTCGTGACGATGATCCCGGCGATCGTGGTGATCATGATCGGGCTCGATCCGACGCGCACGCTGGTGATCAGCCAGGTCATCCTGAGCTTCGGGCTCCCGTTCGCCCTGGTGCCGCTCATGCTCTTCACGCAGCGCCGCCGGCTGATGGGCGTGCTGACGAACGGCACGTTGATGACGGTGGCCGGCTGGCTCGTGGTCGGCCTCATCGTGCTGCTCAATCTCTACCTGTTGTACCAGGTCTTCACGGGCGGTTGACCGGGCGTCGAAACGCCGCTCGCAGGGACCCGGAGCGCCCGGCGACGAATCCGAAGGATGACATGGGGGCGGCCGAAGGACGAGCGAGCCTTAGGCGACTTCTCGTTCCGCTGGACGGATCGCGGCTGGCCGAGTGCGTGCTGCCGCTCGGCGTGTCGCTGGCGGCCCACCTCGACGCGCGCCTTACCCTGCTGCATGTGCTGGAACGGCAGGCGCCTTCGACCGTGCACGGGGAGCGACACCTGACCGGGGCGGAGGAGGCCGAGGGGTACCTGAACGAGGTGTCCGCCCGCGTGCTCGCATCCGGGGTCGCGGTCGACCGGCACGTACACCCCAACGAGGAGGACGACGTCGCAAAGAGCATCGTCGATCACGCCGACGACCTGGGCGCGGACCTCATCGTCCTCTGCACGCACGGCGGCGGCGGGACCCTGCCCGGTCGGCGCGCGTTCCATCGCGTCCTGTTTGGGAGCGTCGCGCAGCAGGTGCTCGGGCGAGGCCTGCGCCCGGTGCTGCTGGTGCGTCCGCCTGACGCGCTTGCGTCCCACGCCGCGGTCTCGCCCGAACTAGAGCGGTTGCTGGTGCCGTTGGATGGGGAGTCGGCTGCGGAGGCCGCGCTGCCCTTGGCGGCGACCCTGGCGGCCGCGTACCGGGCC from bacterium harbors:
- a CDS encoding LD-carboxypeptidase; the encoded protein is MLPAPRKPKRLAPGDTIGLVSPSGPTTPAGATTPEHIELARRRLLGAGFRTVLAPHALDVRGYLAGSDADRVADLHAMFADPAVQGILCVRGGYGTHRLLDALDYEMIRAHPKVFIGYSDITALHLAFHARSGFVTFHGPMTTALSRADPHDFLSCLRAVARPEPLGALANPPGAPPIETLVPGETEGELIGGNAALLTALLGTPYEPEFTGRLLFLEDLGDRIYRLDRKLAHLRLAGVFERVAGIIVGECRYPAEPEGLALRQVLDDLIVPLGKPAIYGLACGHGAYHLTLPVGVRAHLDATRGVVRILEAGVASD
- a CDS encoding metal-dependent transcriptional regulator, which codes for MAAITGVMQDYLKAIYKLERIHGVASTSDVAARLGVSAASATNMIKRLAHHRLVVRTPYRGFTLTPTGERIALETIRHHRLLELYLTQALGVSLDHVDREAERLEHVLSDDVEAKIAAMLGEPTRDPHGDPIPAKDGTVRDVRYPDLTQLPPGEAGVVDRVSDRRPDLLRRLAALGVLPGVAVCVIARLSGRRVRVELGGHQLVLTHDLAQGVYVR
- a CDS encoding Nramp family divalent metal transporter, with the translated sequence MSDDVRSAPAPGDASTVNAAADVLSGRSTRRGLARALPFLGPAFIASVAYIDPGNFATNIQGGAQFGYRLVWVVLASNLMAMLVQTLSAKLGIATGRNLAEMCREQFPRPVVWGMWVVSEIVAMATDLAEFLGAAIGFNLLLGVPLLGAGLLTGAATMAILALEHRGFRPLEAVITALVGVIAGSYLVETLLDRPGWAAIGHSVIHPVLGNSDAILLAVGILGATVMPHVVFLHSALTQNRIATKSPEQARRLFRFNVLDVAIAMTLAGLVNAAMLVMAASTFWVHGLTKIATIEEAHRTLVPLLGGASSFVFAISLLASGLSSSAVGTMAGQTIMQGFIHRQISVWVRRLVTMIPAIVVIMIGLDPTRTLVISQVILSFGLPFALVPLMLFTQRRRLMGVLTNGTLMTVAGWLVVGLIVLLNLYLLYQVFTGG
- a CDS encoding universal stress protein, whose translation is MGAAEGRASLRRLLVPLDGSRLAECVLPLGVSLAAHLDARLTLLHVLERQAPSTVHGERHLTGAEEAEGYLNEVSARVLASGVAVDRHVHPNEEDDVAKSIVDHADDLGADLIVLCTHGGGGTLPGRRAFHRVLFGSVAQQVLGRGLRPVLLVRPPDALASHAAVSPELERLLVPLDGESAAEAALPLAATLAAAYRAEVVLRRVVPTLSTLGGERGTAARLVPTAAAASLDLEEGEAVRYLEDVAARPLLEGLRINASVIRGDPAQTLLDVAAQIAADMIVMVTHGRSGLDAVLTGSVASRIAARFLKPLLLVRAPRGGSAPPAGTPS